Proteins from a single region of Sphingopyxis sp. BSN-002:
- the phhA gene encoding phenylalanine 4-monooxygenase, translating to MKDGFTHVHEVPPPGAAADWTIPQDWDAFTADEHAMWDRLFARQSAMLPGRASEAFLRGIDVLKLEKPGIPDYRELNARLTDATGWQVVAVPGLVPDDVFFDHLANRRFPAGNFIRTPEQLDYLQEPDVFHDVFGHVPMLADPVFADYMVAYGEGGLRSLKFDALKQLARLYWYTVEFGLIREAGGLRIYGAGIVSSYAESVFALDSDSPNRIGFDLARVMRTDYRIDDFQQNYFVIDSLDQLLDTTVNTDFAPLYAANDALPPIAIADILPGDEVITRGTQDYALAKSG from the coding sequence ATGAAGGATGGCTTTACCCACGTCCATGAAGTGCCGCCGCCCGGCGCCGCGGCCGACTGGACGATTCCGCAGGACTGGGATGCCTTTACCGCTGACGAGCATGCGATGTGGGACCGGCTTTTTGCGCGCCAGTCGGCGATGCTGCCCGGGCGTGCATCCGAAGCCTTTCTGCGCGGGATCGACGTGCTCAAGCTCGAAAAGCCGGGCATCCCCGACTATCGAGAGCTCAACGCGCGGCTGACGGATGCTACGGGGTGGCAGGTCGTCGCGGTGCCGGGGCTCGTCCCCGACGACGTCTTTTTCGACCATCTCGCCAACCGCCGGTTCCCGGCGGGCAATTTCATCCGTACTCCCGAGCAGCTCGACTATCTGCAGGAACCCGACGTCTTTCACGACGTGTTCGGCCATGTCCCGATGCTCGCCGATCCGGTCTTCGCCGACTACATGGTCGCCTATGGCGAAGGGGGCCTCCGCAGCCTGAAGTTCGACGCGCTGAAGCAGCTCGCGCGGCTCTATTGGTACACGGTCGAATTCGGTCTGATCCGCGAAGCGGGCGGGCTGCGCATCTATGGTGCCGGCATCGTGTCGAGCTATGCCGAGAGCGTGTTTGCGCTCGACAGCGACAGTCCGAACCGCATCGGCTTCGATCTCGCGCGCGTGATGCGTACCGATTACCGGATCGACGATTTCCAGCAGAATTATTTCGTCATCGACAGCCTCGATCAGCTGCTCGACACCACGGTGAATACCGATTTCGCGCCGCTCTATGCCGCGAACGACGCGCTGCCGCCGATTGCCATTGCCGACATACTTCCCGGCGACGAGGTGATCACGCGCGGCACGCAGGACTATGCGCTCGCAAAGAGCGGCTGA
- a CDS encoding SDR family NAD(P)-dependent oxidoreductase yields the protein MTTHILITGASRGIGAAIAEALTTDATKVVALSSADGDLSDPAVPGKLWQASLDRLDGRIDVLINNAGIFEANPLDADDADWLAGWERTMQVNLTASALFCRRAVQHWQDRRSVGRIVNIASRAAYRGDSPAHWHYAASKAGMVAMTKTIARGYAKDGILAFAICPGFTMTGMADEYLASRGGDKLLADIPLGRVAMPDEVGEMARWCALDAPASMTGAVLDVNGASYVR from the coding sequence ATGACGACCCACATCCTGATCACCGGCGCCAGCCGCGGTATTGGCGCAGCGATTGCCGAAGCGCTGACTACTGACGCGACGAAAGTCGTCGCGCTGTCGAGCGCCGACGGCGACCTCTCCGATCCTGCGGTTCCAGGGAAGCTGTGGCAGGCGAGCCTCGACCGTCTCGATGGCCGTATCGACGTGCTGATCAACAATGCCGGCATCTTCGAAGCCAATCCGCTCGACGCGGACGATGCCGACTGGCTCGCGGGCTGGGAGCGCACGATGCAGGTCAACCTGACCGCAAGCGCCCTTTTCTGCCGCCGCGCCGTGCAGCACTGGCAGGACCGCCGATCGGTCGGCCGCATCGTCAACATCGCGAGCCGCGCCGCCTATCGCGGCGACAGCCCCGCCCACTGGCACTATGCCGCCTCGAAGGCCGGGATGGTCGCGATGACGAAGACGATCGCGCGCGGCTATGCGAAGGACGGCATTCTCGCTTTCGCGATCTGCCCGGGCTTCACGATGACCGGCATGGCCGACGAATATCTGGCGAGCCGCGGCGGCGACAAATTGCTCGCCGATATTCCGCTCGGCCGCGTCGCCATGCCCGACGAGGTCGGCGAAATGGCTCGCTGGTGCGCACTCGATGCGCCCGCGTCGATGACCGGCGCCGTGCTCGACGTCAACGGCGCGAGCTACGTGCGCTGA
- a CDS encoding TonB-dependent receptor — translation MKINADCAAPLLALASCLAASPVHADEADSAIIVTAPTATHAAEDRASHTPGGTDVVSYEDYADKSVVSLRDALAFSPGIYLQPRYGQEVRISIRGSGISRGFHMRGLTLLQDGVPINLADDNGDFQELEPIFFDHLEVYRGANALRFGSGTLGGAINGVTPTARTAGGIYLRGDVGSFDLHRGLVSAGVASDAVDAWGAVSADTSDGDRDHAKRRSLRFQGNVGLRFGDTVSTRFYVSFNTIDQQLPGALTRAQALTTPKMANAGSAAGDQQRDIDSLRLQNRTTFDFGAAKLEVGGFVNAKSLFHPIFQVIDQKSTDVGGFARLDYAAGPVEATLGGELRRGTVHARQFVNIAGRRGALTFDADQDAQTANLYGEVRVRPAPQLSLIAGGVYADGWRKRRVDFSTSPANDGRVDFDAFSPKFGLLFEPADGVQFFANYSRSAEFPGFGEVFQSVGVPPVSMLISDIRPQRAWTAEIGTRGSVGIVHWDLALYRSTLKGEMLQYSVSSSIPAATFNADRTLHQGIEAGLDLDIAPWLRLRQTYAFSDFRFRNDSQFGDNRLPVVPKHAYRAEARIGTDALHVAPNVEWVPQGPFADYRNNVRTPGYALVGLTGGARVAEGVEAFVDIRNITGKRAIGDISATIDASVTSAANPAIYYPVERRAVSAGLRARF, via the coding sequence ATGAAGATCAATGCCGATTGTGCGGCGCCGTTGCTGGCGCTTGCATCTTGCCTTGCGGCTTCGCCCGTCCATGCCGACGAGGCCGATTCCGCCATTATCGTGACCGCACCCACTGCGACCCATGCTGCCGAAGACCGTGCCTCGCATACACCGGGCGGCACCGATGTCGTTTCCTATGAAGACTATGCCGACAAGTCGGTCGTGTCCCTGCGCGACGCGCTGGCTTTTTCGCCGGGGATATATCTCCAGCCCCGCTACGGGCAGGAGGTACGCATCTCGATCCGCGGCTCGGGTATCTCGCGCGGCTTTCACATGCGCGGGCTGACGTTGTTGCAGGACGGGGTGCCGATCAATCTCGCCGACGATAATGGCGATTTCCAGGAGCTCGAGCCGATCTTCTTCGATCATCTCGAAGTGTATCGCGGCGCCAATGCGCTGCGCTTCGGATCGGGCACATTGGGCGGCGCAATCAACGGCGTGACCCCGACCGCCCGCACGGCCGGAGGAATATATCTGCGCGGCGATGTCGGCAGCTTCGATCTCCATCGCGGCCTCGTGTCGGCGGGGGTCGCCAGCGACGCGGTCGATGCCTGGGGGGCGGTGAGCGCCGACACGTCGGATGGCGACCGCGACCATGCGAAACGACGCAGTCTTCGCTTTCAGGGGAACGTCGGTCTGCGGTTCGGCGACACGGTATCGACGCGCTTCTATGTCAGCTTCAACACTATCGACCAGCAGCTTCCCGGCGCGCTGACCCGTGCGCAGGCGCTGACGACGCCGAAGATGGCGAACGCCGGCAGCGCAGCAGGCGATCAGCAACGCGACATAGACTCGCTGCGCCTGCAGAATCGCACGACTTTCGACTTCGGCGCGGCGAAGCTGGAGGTCGGAGGCTTCGTCAACGCCAAGTCGCTGTTCCATCCGATCTTTCAGGTAATCGACCAGAAATCGACCGACGTCGGCGGTTTTGCGCGGCTCGACTATGCGGCGGGACCGGTCGAGGCGACGCTGGGGGGCGAATTGCGCCGCGGCACTGTTCATGCACGCCAGTTCGTCAATATCGCCGGTCGGCGTGGCGCGCTGACTTTCGACGCCGATCAGGACGCGCAGACCGCGAACCTGTATGGCGAAGTCCGCGTGCGGCCGGCGCCGCAACTTTCGCTGATCGCGGGCGGGGTCTATGCCGACGGCTGGCGGAAACGCCGGGTCGATTTCTCGACCAGTCCGGCGAACGACGGGCGGGTCGATTTCGATGCCTTTTCACCGAAATTCGGCTTACTGTTCGAGCCGGCGGACGGCGTGCAATTCTTCGCCAACTACAGCCGCTCGGCCGAATTCCCGGGGTTCGGCGAGGTGTTCCAGTCGGTCGGCGTGCCGCCCGTCAGCATGCTGATTTCGGACATCCGGCCGCAACGTGCCTGGACCGCCGAAATCGGTACGCGCGGCAGCGTGGGCATCGTCCATTGGGATCTGGCGCTCTATCGCTCGACGCTGAAAGGAGAGATGCTGCAATATAGCGTGAGCAGCAGTATCCCGGCCGCCACCTTCAACGCCGACCGGACCCTGCATCAGGGGATCGAGGCGGGGCTCGATCTCGATATCGCGCCCTGGCTGCGTCTGCGCCAGACATATGCGTTCAGCGACTTCCGCTTCCGGAACGACAGTCAATTCGGCGACAACCGCCTGCCGGTGGTGCCGAAGCATGCCTATCGTGCCGAGGCGCGGATCGGCACCGATGCGTTGCACGTTGCGCCGAACGTCGAATGGGTGCCGCAGGGCCCGTTCGCCGACTATCGCAACAATGTCCGCACCCCCGGCTATGCGCTGGTCGGCCTTACCGGCGGTGCGCGCGTGGCTGAGGGTGTCGAAGCATTTGTCGACATCCGCAACATCACGGGAAAAAGGGCGATCGGCGACATCAGCGCGACGATCGATGCTTCGGTGACGTCGGCCGCAAACCCGGCGATCTATTACCCCGTCGAACGCCGGGCGGTCTCCGCCGGCCTTCGCGCGCGTTTCTGA
- a CDS encoding 50S ribosomal protein L11 methyltransferase, with product MSWIVSLPCTRAEAEALSGEIPELDAMPEAPVVVTREIDEDAGLWQLDAYMDDKPDAALIRLLQSLVPSAKGTKPTVEELVEQDWITLSQQGLEPVQAGRFFVHTTSYADQVPPGTVPFLIDASQAFGTGGHDTTAGCLKMLDSLARQGASPRNIADVGTGTGLLAFAAMHLWPRAKTIASDIDPASILVTRDNAAINGVPLGRGGGRLALAVAPGTDHPAIRHRAPYDLVVANILAGPLITLAPDIGAATAPGGHAILAGLIARQMEPVLAAYRAQGFRLVARGGSAEWPCLLLAKRRRYGYRRKERAFHRASPSDASFGSW from the coding sequence ATGAGCTGGATCGTCTCTCTCCCCTGTACCCGCGCCGAGGCCGAGGCTTTGTCCGGCGAAATTCCCGAACTCGATGCGATGCCCGAGGCGCCCGTCGTCGTGACGCGCGAGATCGACGAGGATGCCGGGCTTTGGCAGCTCGATGCCTATATGGACGACAAGCCGGATGCGGCGCTGATCCGGCTGTTGCAGTCATTGGTTCCGAGCGCAAAGGGTACGAAGCCCACCGTCGAGGAGCTGGTCGAGCAGGACTGGATCACGCTGTCACAGCAGGGTCTCGAGCCCGTTCAGGCAGGCAGATTCTTCGTCCACACAACCAGCTATGCAGATCAGGTGCCGCCGGGCACCGTCCCCTTCCTGATTGACGCAAGCCAGGCATTCGGGACCGGCGGGCACGACACCACTGCCGGCTGCCTGAAAATGCTCGACAGCCTTGCCCGGCAAGGCGCGAGCCCGCGGAATATTGCCGACGTCGGAACCGGCACCGGTCTGCTGGCGTTCGCCGCGATGCATCTGTGGCCGCGCGCGAAGACGATCGCGTCGGACATCGACCCGGCGAGCATCCTCGTCACCCGCGACAATGCAGCCATCAACGGCGTTCCGCTTGGCCGCGGCGGCGGGCGGCTGGCCCTCGCGGTCGCGCCGGGGACCGACCATCCGGCGATCCGCCACCGCGCGCCCTATGATCTGGTCGTCGCGAACATCCTGGCCGGTCCGCTGATCACGCTGGCGCCAGACATCGGTGCGGCGACCGCGCCCGGCGGCCACGCGATCCTCGCCGGGCTTATCGCGCGCCAGATGGAGCCGGTGCTTGCCGCCTACCGTGCGCAAGGCTTCCGGCTGGTTGCACGCGGCGGCAGTGCCGAATGGCCGTGCCTGCTACTGGCGAAACGCCGCCGCTACGGATACCGGCGCAAGGAACGCGCCTTCCATCGCGCCAGCCCGTCGGACGCGAGCTTCGGGAGCTGGTAG
- a CDS encoding PepSY domain-containing protein translates to MLVLSVTGAAYLFKPQLDRWEESAWRGLSSEGAVDADAQVAAALAGNPGASFHYYRIPEAAGDAAVVHIGLSGGAMRDVAVSPQGRVIGTVDPDARWSAWLARLHGSLLAGRSGRLLVELAASWAIVLILTGLYLWWPRGRGLAGIVWPRLSLGGRTALRDLHTVRGFWVSGLALILLFTALPWTDVWAGGFRAIRAEMGWVAGVPDWKGGADPHAAHDHHAMASAAPRPQGPEHRAPLAYIVLRARAEHMPAPAIIQPPGAPNMFGPPNGNVWTLTTQTQNRPQVRKVSYDPATSLEVSRSGFADKHVIDRVVNIGIAWHEGQLFGLANQIVGVVTALALFTLAISGFLMWRRRKPEDVLGAPSPSRDPARLRGVAAIILLLAAFLPMLAASLALLWIVDRLILPRLPRAARWLGVARRKGFI, encoded by the coding sequence GTGCTTGTCCTGTCGGTGACGGGCGCGGCCTATCTGTTCAAGCCGCAGCTCGACCGGTGGGAAGAAAGCGCATGGCGCGGGCTGTCTTCGGAGGGGGCCGTCGACGCCGACGCGCAGGTTGCGGCGGCTCTCGCGGGCAACCCCGGAGCGAGCTTTCACTATTATCGCATTCCCGAGGCGGCCGGCGACGCCGCGGTCGTCCATATCGGCCTGTCCGGCGGCGCGATGCGCGACGTCGCGGTTTCGCCGCAGGGGCGGGTGATCGGGACGGTCGACCCCGACGCGCGATGGTCGGCATGGCTTGCACGTCTGCATGGCAGCCTGCTGGCCGGGCGCAGCGGCAGGCTGCTCGTCGAACTGGCGGCGAGCTGGGCGATCGTGCTGATCCTGACCGGCCTCTATCTCTGGTGGCCGCGGGGGCGGGGCCTTGCGGGAATCGTCTGGCCGCGGCTGTCGCTTGGCGGCCGCACCGCCCTGCGCGACCTCCACACCGTCAGGGGCTTCTGGGTGTCGGGGCTGGCGCTGATCCTGCTCTTCACGGCGCTACCGTGGACCGACGTGTGGGCCGGCGGCTTTCGCGCGATCCGCGCCGAGATGGGATGGGTGGCGGGCGTCCCCGACTGGAAGGGTGGCGCCGACCCCCACGCTGCGCATGATCATCATGCCATGGCTTCGGCGGCGCCCAGGCCGCAGGGTCCGGAGCATCGTGCGCCGCTCGCCTATATCGTCCTCCGCGCCCGCGCCGAGCATATGCCTGCGCCCGCGATCATCCAGCCGCCGGGCGCCCCCAACATGTTCGGCCCGCCGAACGGCAATGTCTGGACATTGACGACGCAGACCCAGAACCGGCCACAGGTGCGGAAGGTCAGCTATGATCCCGCGACGAGCCTCGAGGTTTCGCGCAGCGGCTTTGCCGACAAGCATGTCATCGACCGCGTGGTGAACATCGGGATCGCCTGGCATGAGGGACAGCTCTTCGGGCTCGCGAACCAGATCGTCGGCGTCGTGACCGCGCTGGCGCTTTTCACGCTCGCGATCTCCGGCTTTCTGATGTGGCGCCGCCGCAAGCCGGAGGACGTGCTCGGCGCGCCTTCGCCGTCGCGCGATCCGGCGCGGCTCAGGGGCGTCGCGGCGATCATCCTGCTGCTCGCGGCGTTTCTGCCCATGCTGGCCGCGTCGCTGGCCTTGCTGTGGATCGTCGATCGGCTAATCTTGCCGCGCCTTCCGCGTGCGGCACGATGGCTCGGAGTCGCGCGTCGGAAAGGTTTCATCTGA
- a CDS encoding methyl-accepting chemotaxis protein: MVKENPIHKQQIDPVLMADRFPFYDLDGRLAADAAEIYGIIAGREEHIARAYWDAFNALPGMERKVEGELLESYVKGSARHTETKYRDAAGQEVATIACQNTHMARRVKLPLASVMSCIAESLRLTIEFVIDACAGDTQRQARLTSAINRLALLEFDIMQRYATKLDRAVISTERQSLAGDFDRSIASLVQDTDTARQQLAKQASSADQAAKGMIAKTSEVAAASEQSAIAMREAASTAAGLIRAIEDARSEVEASASVATRASEQAGEAVAMSEALSRHAESIESILGLIREIAGQTNLLALNATIEAARAGESGRGFAVVAQEVKSLANETARATDDIAGKITAIQQATRGSVSANQSIQQTIVEVQNSAQRIRDAMDAQAQTVTSITAAVDETALAADSMSSTIASIRNDSGMVAGEISTLSAEFAKMGDRLQSLEKAASEFSRRVA, encoded by the coding sequence ATGGTGAAGGAAAATCCGATTCACAAGCAGCAGATCGATCCGGTGCTGATGGCCGATCGCTTCCCCTTCTATGACCTCGACGGCCGCCTCGCCGCGGACGCCGCCGAAATCTACGGCATCATCGCAGGTCGCGAGGAGCATATCGCACGCGCCTATTGGGATGCGTTCAACGCACTGCCGGGCATGGAACGCAAGGTCGAGGGCGAGCTGCTCGAATCCTACGTCAAAGGCAGCGCGCGCCACACCGAAACCAAATATCGCGACGCCGCCGGCCAGGAGGTCGCGACGATCGCCTGCCAGAACACGCATATGGCGCGCCGCGTGAAACTGCCGCTCGCCTCGGTCATGTCGTGCATCGCCGAGAGCCTGCGCCTGACGATCGAATTCGTGATCGACGCCTGCGCGGGCGATACGCAGCGCCAGGCGCGGCTCACGAGCGCAATCAACCGTCTCGCGCTGCTCGAATTCGACATCATGCAGCGCTATGCGACCAAGCTCGACCGCGCCGTCATCTCGACCGAGCGCCAGTCGCTCGCGGGCGATTTCGACCGGTCGATCGCCTCGCTGGTGCAGGACACCGACACTGCGCGCCAGCAGCTCGCGAAGCAGGCTTCGTCGGCCGACCAAGCTGCCAAGGGCATGATCGCCAAGACGAGCGAAGTCGCCGCGGCTTCCGAGCAGTCGGCGATCGCGATGCGCGAAGCCGCCTCGACCGCCGCGGGCCTGATCCGCGCGATCGAGGATGCGCGCAGCGAGGTCGAAGCCTCGGCGAGCGTCGCGACGCGGGCGTCCGAACAGGCAGGCGAAGCCGTCGCCATGTCCGAAGCGCTCTCGCGCCACGCCGAATCGATCGAGTCGATTCTGGGCCTGATCCGCGAGATTGCGGGTCAGACGAACCTGCTCGCCCTGAACGCCACGATCGAGGCCGCCCGTGCGGGCGAGTCGGGTCGCGGCTTCGCGGTCGTCGCGCAGGAAGTGAAGAGCCTCGCCAACGAAACCGCGCGCGCGACTGACGATATCGCGGGCAAGATCACCGCGATCCAGCAGGCGACACGCGGGTCGGTGTCGGCGAACCAGTCGATCCAGCAGACGATCGTCGAAGTGCAGAATTCGGCGCAGCGCATCCGCGACGCGATGGACGCGCAGGCGCAGACGGTCACCTCGATCACCGCCGCCGTCGACGAAACCGCGCTCGCCGCCGACTCGATGTCGTCGACGATCGCGAGCATCCGCAACGATTCGGGCATGGTGGCCGGCGAGATCAGCACACTGAGCGCTGAATTCGCCAAGATGGGCGACCGCCTCCAGTCGCTGGAAAAGGCCGCGAGCGAATTCAGCCGCCGCGTCGCCTGA